In the genome of Anabaena cylindrica PCC 7122, the window GCAGGTTCACCCCTGTGGGCAAAAGGCGGTGCAGCCACTTTATTTGGTGCTACCTTATTCCTACAAGATAGATTAGGCGAACCTTGGACAGCAGCAGATGAGCAATTAGCAGAAGAACAAAGACTAAAAAGAATCCTAGCTGATTTACTCGCTCGTGTATCCGAAAAACTTTACTTATGTCACAGTGACTTAGCTGTGAATGGACAAGAACAACTAGGGCCACTGTTACCTTTAGTATATTCTTGCGAGATTATATCCGATATAACCCTACCTCTCTCCACAAGTTTTTCACAAACTAGTTCTAAATTGTAAGTGAAAATCCAGTTACAGGATTTCCATTTATCTAGATTGCAGAATAGGCTAAAAGAGGTAGGTAATTATGAGTTTATCCCCATCATACGCAGAAAAAATAGAGTATTCTTCAGTTTATGGACTGGTAAATTCTTTACGATATGGGCGATCGCTTGGTGTCGATCCTATTGGTATCAGCCCTACTTGCTCTTTTAACTGCGTCTATTGTCAGTTGGGTAATATCCGGCACCAAACAACTCAACGGCAAATTTTTGTACCCACAACCCAAGTCATCTCTGACTTGCAAGCATTTATACAAAAGGAAATACCAATAGATGTAGTTACCATTAGTGGTAGTGGTGAACCTACCCTCGCATTGAATTTAGAGGAAATTTTGCAAGCTACGACATACATCATCAACAAACCATTAGTGGTATTAACCAATGGCACACTGCTAAGTGATAAATCAGTTCGTAATGCTTTAACAGTAGCCGATATTGTCGCCGTTAAACTAGATGCTGTTTCGTCAAATCAACTACGGCAGATTAATCAACCATTAGAGACAATTAATTTACCAGATCTTCTCAAGGGAATTGAAAAATTTAGACAAGAATATCGGGGATACATGGCAATACAAACCATGATTTTATCTTCTTGGACAGCGGAAACTCTAGCAAATTACATAAACTTGATGAAGCGCCTCCAACCTGATGAAATTCAACTTAACATTCCTACCCATACCCGCGTCCTGGTTCATCAGTTAGA includes:
- a CDS encoding radical SAM protein; the protein is MSLSPSYAEKIEYSSVYGLVNSLRYGRSLGVDPIGISPTCSFNCVYCQLGNIRHQTTQRQIFVPTTQVISDLQAFIQKEIPIDVVTISGSGEPTLALNLEEILQATTYIINKPLVVLTNGTLLSDKSVRNALTVADIVAVKLDAVSSNQLRQINQPLETINLPDLLKGIEKFRQEYRGYMAIQTMILSSWTAETLANYINLMKRLQPDEIQLNIPTHTRVLVHQLESRSNEIVESRAYTCENFNCISTKELCSMADTIQNVTQIPVRYSSRRLAAQGRKQRQ